One window of the Eucalyptus grandis isolate ANBG69807.140 chromosome 6, ASM1654582v1, whole genome shotgun sequence genome contains the following:
- the LOC104449799 gene encoding histidine--tRNA ligase, cytoplasmic yields the protein MADGGETTATATATATALVALGGKGSSLSPSSLHAVSAGTARVRVDSSARDRLASSPPAANRTSPAAANLQISFPPYFTAAETRASLAVLLNKLLVSGGPGTGTALVDLISDSLNSAEGYEGFGNLAVTNEEVSISEKAHSSLYGISALLDHLSTALSTTVDAVAALSCEAIKADVAVFNPTDSGDGFVSKDEIGVASDMKVLLNGSKLVGKVESEAISSILKVHATLRRVVKSVHSEVRVYLNSSVKIQKTGSTTDGAAVVNVLWPLADVLLSIGESSLCRAKMDLDAIAADALKSSLTGMFEKECARMDDLENEKKVLNDAYVGREFEKFVHELYVLCGCVWKTVVWEAITAFVALEGSELIEKGKHEEINGVQADKKSEKKKKKVVLGRGTSVLVQLIKDRFQRNGSDESVSLEKLVKDLLLFLDARGPEFDHFLNKVKDIVDSNESRRLPKLPKGTRDFGKEQMAVREKAFSIITEVFKKHGATALDTPVFELRETLMGKYGEDSKLIYDLADQGGELCSLRYDLTVPFARYMAMNGLTSLKRYQIAKVYRRDNPSKGRYREFYQCDLDIAGQNVRMGPDFEVIEVLVELLDKLNIGDYEIKLNHRKLLDGMLEICGVPAEKFRTICSSIDKLDKQSFDQIRKEMVEEKGLTAEVADRIGNFVKERGPPLELLAKLQDTGSKFLENEGSVHALKDLEILFNALEKSKSINRVVFDLSLARGLDYYTGVIYEAVFKGATQVGTIAAGGRYDNLIGMFGTKQVPAVGVSLGIERVFAIMENQIIRPTETQVLIGFLGDDLPLTAELVKEFWEAGLKAEFLINKRVMKHIDYAKEYRIPWLVLVGERELTEGVVKLKDFENAKEEVVPRSAIVQELLSRLGAVRT from the exons ATGGCCGACGGCGGCGagaccaccgccaccgccaccgccaccgccaccgcgtTGGTGGCCTTGGGAGGCAAgggttcctccctctctccgtCCTCACTGCACGCAGTGTCCGCCGGAACCGCGCGCGTGCGCGTGGACTCGTCGGCGCGCGATCGCCTCGCGTCGTCCCCGCCCGCCGCCAATCGgacctcccccgccgccgccaatCTCCAGATATCCTTCCCTCCTTACTTCACCGCCGCGGAAACGCGCGCTTCCCTCGCGGTGCTCCTCAACAAGCTCCTCGTGTCGGGAGGTCCTGGCACGGGCACGGCGCTCGTCGATCTCATATCGGATTCCTTGAATTCCGCGGAGGGGTACGAGGGTTTTGGAAATCTCGCCGTGACTAATGAAGAAGTGTCTATATCGGAGAAGGCGCATTCCAGTTTGTATGGGATTAGCGCGCTTTTGGATCACTTGTCGACGGCCTTGTCCACCACGGTCGATGCGGTTGCTGCATTGTCGTGCGAGGCCATCAAAGCCGATGTGGCGGTCTTCAATCCGACGGACTCGGGCGATGGGTTCGTCTCGAAAGATGAGATCGGGGTTGCCAGCGACATGAAGGTTTTGCTTAACGGGTCTAAGTTGGTGGGTAAGGTGGAGAGCGAGGCAATCTCAAGCATTCTCAAAGTTCATGCAACATTGAGAAGGGTGGTGAAATCAGTGCATTCAGAGGTGCGAGTGTACCTGAATTCGTCagttaaaattcagaaaactggGTCTACTACTGATGGTGCGGCGGTTGTGAATGTGTTGTGGCCGCTGGCTGATGTGCTACTGAGTATCGGTGAGAGCTCTTTATGTCGAGCGAAGATGGATTTAGATGCGATTGCTGCCGATGCCCTGAAAAGCAGCTTAACAGGTATGTTTGAGAAGGAGTGTGCGCGTATGGATGATTTAGAGAATGAGAAAAAGGTGCTCAACGATGCATATGTCGGTAGAGAATTTGAGAAGTTTGTGCATGAATTGTACGTGCTTTGTGGTTGTGTCTGGAAAACAGTGGTTTGGGAGGCAATTACCGCATTTGTTGCCCTCGAGGGAAGTGAATTGATTGAAAAGGGAAAGCATGAGGAAATTAACGGAGTGCAAGCAGATAAGAAaagtgagaagaagaagaagaaggtggtgTTGGGGAGAGGGACATCTGTCTTGGTGCAATTGATTAAGGATAGATTTCAGAGGAACGGAAGTGACGAGTCAGTTTCTCTAGAGAAACTTGTAAAAGATTTATTATTGTTCCTGGACGCGAGGGGCCCAGAATTTGACCATTTCTTGAACAAAGTCAAGGACATTGTGGACAGTAATGAGAGTAGAAGGCTACCCAAGCTTCCCAAG GGAACTCGTGATTTTGGGAAAGAACAAATGGCAGTAAGAGAGAAAGCATTCTCCATTATAACAGAGGTTTTCAAGAAGCATGGTGCCACGGCACTTGATACTCCTGTTTTTGAATTGAGAGAGACTTTGATGGGAAAATATGGTGAGGACTCAAAGTTGATATACGATCTTGCTGACCAG GGTGGAGAGCTTTGTTCTCTACGATACGACTTGACTGTTCCATTTGCAAGATATATGGCTATGAATGGACTTACGTCATTGAAGAGATACCAAATTGCTAAAGTATACAGGAGGGATAATCCTTCTAAGGGTAGATACCGTGAGTTTTACCAGTGTGACTTAGACATTGCTGGGCAAAATGTAAGGATGGGGCCGGATTTTGAGGTCATAGAAGTTCTTGTTGAGTTGCTTGATAAACTGAATATTGGAGATTATGAG ATAAAGCTGAACCACCGGAAGTTATTGGACGGCATGCTGGAAATATGTGGTGTGCCAGCAGAGAAATTCAGAACTATTTGCTCAAGTATCGACAAGTTAGACAAACAGTCATTTGACCAGATCAGGAAGGAGATG GTGGAGGAAAAAGGTTTAACTGCTGAGGTGGCCGACCGCATTGGCAATTTTGTAAAGGAAAGGGGTCCACCTCTGGAATTGTTGGCAAAGCTTCAAGACACGGGGAgcaaatttttggaaaatgaaggaTCTGTGCATGCCCTGAAGGATTTGGAAATATTGTTCAATGCCTTGGAAAAGTCAAAGAGTATTAACAGAGTTGTTTTTGACTTGAGTCTTGCCAGAGGTCTTGATTATTATACAGGGGTGATTTATGAAGCAGTTTTTAAAGGGGCCACGCAG GTTGGAACAATTGCTGCTGGGGGGCGTTATGACAACCTTATAGGAATGTTTGGTACAAAGCAGGTTCCAGCAGTTGGTGTTAGTCTGGGAATTGAACGAGTATTTGCAATAATGGAGAATCAG ATAATTCGACCTACAGAGACGCAAGTGTTGATCGGATTTTTGGGGGATGACTTGCCCTTAACTGCAGAACTGGTGAAGGAGTTCTGGGAGGCCGGATTGAAAGCAGAATTCTTGATCAATAAGAGAGTGATGAAGCACATCGATTATGCCAAAGAGTACCGGATCCCCTGGTTAGTTCTAGTAGGCGAACGGGAACTGACTGAAGGTGTGGTGAAGTTGAAAGATTTCGAGAATGCCAAAGAGGAAGTAGTTCCTAGAAGCGCAATCGTTCAAGAACTTCTCAGCCGTTTGGGAGCTGTGAGAACTTAG
- the LOC104452009 gene encoding mannan endo-1,4-beta-mannosidase 5: MACLRKLSCILGLIVLVPLVCEARVLAPSGFVQVRGTQFILNGSPFLFNGFNSYWMMNVATEPSDRIKVSNVFREATAAGLSVCRTWAFSDGGDRALQTSPGVYDEHVFQALDFMISEARRYGVRLILSLSNNYHDFGGRPQYVQWARNAGVAINSDDDFYTNAVVKGYYKNHVQRVLTRVNTITGVSYRDDPTIMGWELMNEPRCQVDYSGNTLNDWAQEMASYVKSIDNKHLLAIGMEGFYGDSMPDRKQYNPGYQVGTDYIKNNLIREIDFATIHAYPDIWLSGQDENAQTAFVQRWMESHLADAEAIIRKPLVFTEFGKSKKDADYSISTRGAYMNAVYSDIYNLARNGGAIGGGLVWQILAEGMESYDDGYEIVLSEEPSTNVIISQQSTKMKSLERTLG; encoded by the exons ATGGCCTGCTTGAGGAAACTTAGCTGCATTCTGGGCCTGATTGTGCTGGTGCCCTTAGTCTGTGAAGCTAGGGTTCTGGCGCCCTCAGGATTTGTTCAAGTTAGAGGCACTCAGTTCATCCTAAATGGTTCGCCCTTTCTCTTTAATGGGTTCAACTCCTACTGGATGATGAACGTGGCCACCGAGCCGAGTGATAGGATCAAGGTGTCGAACGTGTTCCGCGAGGCCACGGCAGCTGGTCTTAGCGTCTGTAGGACGTGGGCATTCAGTGACGGTGGTGATCGGGCTCTCCAGACATCTCCCGGCGTCTACGACGAGCATGTTTTCCAG GCACTCGATTTCATGATCTCGGAGGCGAGAAGATATGGAGTTCGACTCATTTTGAGTTTGAGCAACAACTACCATGACTTTGGAGGAAGGCCTCAGTATGTTCAATGGGCTAGAAATGCCGGTGTCGCCATTAACAGCGATGATGATTTTTACACTAATGCAGTTGTGAAGGGTTACTACAAGAACCACGTCCAG AGAGTGCTGACGAGGGTTAATACCATCACCGGTGTCTCATATAGAGACGACCCAACCATCATGGGATGGGAGCTCATGAATGAACCTCGTTGTCAAGTTGATTATTCCGGCAACACCTTAAAT gACTGGGCTCAAGAGATGGCGTCCTATGTGAAGTCGATTGACAATAAGCACTTGCTGGCGATTGGCATGGAAGGTTTCTACGGCGATTCCATGCCAGATCGGAAGCAGTATAACCCAGGCTACCAAGTTGGAACAGATTATATCAAGAACAATCTCATAAGAGAGATTGATTTTGCGACAATCCATGCATATCCTGATATTTG GTTGTCGGGTCAGGACGAGAATGCTCAAACGGCTTTCGTGCAGAGGTGGATGGAAAGCCACCTGGCCGACGCGGAGGCGATCATAAGGAAACCGCTGGTCTTCACCGAGTTCGGGAAATCGAAGAAGGATGCCGACTACAGCATAAGCACAAGGGGTGCGTACATGAACGCCGTCTATTCGGACATCTACAACCTCGCAAGAAACGGAGGGGCCATCGGCGGGGGCCTGGTGTGGCAGATTCTGGCCGAAGGGATGGAGTCCTACGATGATGGGTACGAGATCGTCTTATCAGAAGAGCCATCCACGAATGTAATTATCTCTCAGCAATCAACTAAGATGAAATCTCTTGAACGCACTTTGGGTTAA
- the LOC104449798 gene encoding translation initiation factor IF-2, which produces MEGEFQDWELLHSSDSDSVDNPRSLDEIEDESGGMIRPDYFSLDGSAMYPGPPPSPPPPPPPPSPPAPAPAPPAPAPPPPARRATPSTPITPAGSIPAPRPGTSGRTRAGSGPTPAATSPTSASSGISIPRANYSSPRRRRSPGIGGKSEELAFGLGEFDLGDLGVKGEYGSSGGAEKQVDVGEIQGLGEDSPKFWSASGGKRLAALKLGEDMSGEEVLGVRNDQAAEAEGGNGAVEDEGLAIKAAKPEGDEDKRTVWWKVPFELLRFCVFRVSPFWSLSVAAAFMGCVILGRRLYKMKQKSRTLQLKITVDDKKVSQFMSRAARLNEAFSVVRRVPVVRPSLPAAGVATWPVMSLR; this is translated from the exons ATGGAAGGCGAGTTCCAGGACTGGGAATTGCTCCACAGCTCCGACTCCGACTCGGTCGACAACCCTAGGAGCCTCGACGAGATCGAGGATGAATCCGGGGGCATGATCCGCCCCGATTACTTCTCCCTCGACGGCTCTGCCATGTACCCCGGGCCCCCACCgtccccgcccccgcccccgcccccgccctcGCCCCCGGCGCCGGCTCCGGCtcctccggctccggctccgccGCCGCCAGCGAGGCGGGCGACTCCGTCCACTCCGATAACCCCAGCTGGATCGATCCCGGCTCCGAGACCCGGTACCAGCGGAAGGACCCGGGCGGGTTCTGGTCCGACTCCGGCAGCGACCTCTCCGACGAGCGCAAGCTCGGGGATTTCGATCCCAAGGGCGAACTACTCGTCACCGCGGAGAAGGAGGTCGCCGGGGATTGGGGGTAAGAGTGAGGAGTTGGCTTTCGGGTTGGGGGAGTTCGATTTGGGCGATTTGGGCGTGAAGGGCGAGTATGGTTCCTCTGGAGGTGCCGAGAAGCAGGTAGATGTTGGTGAAATTCAAGGTCTTGGGGAGGATTCCCCGAAGTTCTGGTCTGCTTCGGGTGGAAAGAGATTGGCTGCGCTGAAACTTGGAGAGGACATGAGCGGGGAAGAGGTTTTGGGGGTTCGAAATGATCAGGCGGCAGAGGCAGAGGGTGGGAACGGAGCTGTCGAGGACGAAGGCCTCGCGATCAAAGCAGCCAAGCCGGAGGGTGATGAAGATAAAAGAACAGTGTGGTGGAAGGTGCCTTTTGAGCTGTTGAGGTTCTGTGTGTTTAGGGTCAGTCCCTTTTGGTCGCTCTCCGTAGCTGCTGCTTTTATGGGATGTGTCATCCTGGGGAGGAGGCTGTACAAGATGAAGCAGAAGAGCCGCACTTTGCAGCTGAAGATTACCGTGGACGACAAG AAGGTGTCCCAGTTCATGAGTCGTGCAGCACGTCTCAATGAAGCATTTTCAGTGGTGAGACGTGTCCCGGTTGTGCGGCCTTCACTTCCTGCAGCTGGTGTCGCTACATGGCCTGTCATGAGTCTGCGATGA
- the LOC104449797 gene encoding molybdopterin synthase sulfur carrier subunit: MDAVEEESKCDCTQGIPKKEEGSSVGIKVLFFARARDLTGLSDVHLEVPSGSTASDCLNELAVRFPGLEEIRQCIVLALNEEYASETTVIKENDELAIIPPISGG, encoded by the coding sequence ATGGATGCTGTTGAAGAAGAATCTAAGTGCGATTGCACGCAAGGTATACCTAAGAAGGAAGAGGGGTCATCAGTTGGCATAAAGGTGTTGTTTTTTGCCAGAGCTCGTGACTTGACTGGGTTGAGTGATGTGCACCTGGAGGTCCCATCTGGTAGCACCGCAAGTGACTGTTTGAATGAGCTTGCTGTAAGATTTCCGGGCCTGGAAGAGATCCGTCAATGCATAGTTCTGGCACTGAATGAAGAATATGCAAGCGAAACAACTGTTATTAAGGAGAATGATGAACTGGCCATCATCCCTCCCATAAGCGGGGGATGA
- the LOC104449794 gene encoding endoglucanase 3: METRVSLWLPLLLCSVLCLGTRGNPDYKDALAKSLMFFQGQRSGRLPTNQLLSWRSTSGLSDGALAHVDLTGGYYDAGDNVKFNFPMAYTTTVLSWSTLEYGKRMGAQLPNARAAIRWATDYLLKCVTATPGKLYVGVGDPNVDHKCWERPEDMDTVRSVYSVSPSNPGSDVAGETAAALAAASLVFRVADPKYSKLLLKTAKQVMQFAIQYRGSYSDSLGGAVCPFYCSYSGYKDELLWGAAWLYRATNDVYYANFLKSLGANDATDIFSWDNKLAGARVLLSRMALLNKDGSYDQFRQQAEDFMCRILPNSPSSSTQYTPGGLMFKLSESNLQYVTSITFLLTTYSKYMSSAKHTFNCGNMVITPGTLKYLAKKQVDYILGVNPLKMSYMVGYGTTFPRRIHHRGSSLPSLLSHPQAIGCQGGFQPFYYTSSPNPNILTGAIVGGPDQNDAFSDERTDYSHSEPATYINAAIVGPLAYLAATYSA; the protein is encoded by the exons ATGGAGACGAGGGTTTCTTTGTGGCTACCATTGCTGTTGTGCTCTGTCCTGTGCTTAGGCACTCGTGGCAACCCGGACTACAAAGATGCTCTTGCAAAGTCCCTAATGTTCTTCCAAGGCCAGAGGTCAGGGCGGCTCCCAACCAACCAGCTGCTAAGCTGGAGGTCCACCTCTGGCCTTTCTGATGGTGCCCTTGCCCAT GTGGATTTGACAGGAGGATACTATGATGCTGGAGACAATGTGAAGTTCAACTTCCCCATGGCCTACACCACCACCGTACTCTCCTGGAGCACCCTCGAGTACGGCAAGCGCATGGGGGCTCAGCTCCCCAACGCAAGAGCCGCAATCCGCTGGGCCACCGACTACCTCCTCAAGTGCGTGACAGCGACCCCCGGAAAGCTCTACGTGGGAGTCGGCGACCCTAACGTTGACCACAAGTGCTGGGAGCGGCCGGAGGACATGGACACGGTCCGATCCGTTTACTCAGTCTCCCCCAGCAACCCAGGCTCCGATGTTGCGGGCGAGACTGCAgccgccctcgccgccgcctccctgGTCTTCCGAGTGGCAGACCCCAAGTACTCAAAGTTGTTGCTCAAGACTGCAAAACAGGTGATGCAGTTCGCTATTCAATACCGTGGTTCGTACAGTGATTCACTCGGCGGAGCCGTTTGCCCATTTTACTGTTCGTACTCGGGATATAAg GATGAACTGCTGTGGGGAGCTGCATGGCTTTATAGAGCAACGAATGATGTGTACTATGCCAATTTCTTAAAATCTCTGGGGGCTAATGATGCCACGGACATTTTCAGCTGGGACAACAAGCTCGCCGGAGCTCGAGTTCTTCTTTCGAGG ATGGCGTTGTTGAACAAGGACGGTAGCTATGACCAGTTCAGACAACAAGCAGAAGATTTCATGTGTAGAATTCTCCCCaattctccttcttcctccacacAGTACACTCCAG GTGGGCTCATGTTCAAGCTGAGTGAAAGCAATCTCCAATACGTCACCTCCATAACATTCCTGCTTACGACCTATTCTAAGTACATGTCCAGTGCAAAACACACCTTCAATTGCGGCAACATGGTCATCACCCCTGGCACTTTGAAGTACCTTGCCAAGAAGCAG GTTGATTACATTCTGGGGGTGAACCCTCTGAAGATGTCATATATGGTGGGATATGGGACCACATTCCCCAGGAGAATTCATCACAGAGGATCGTCCCTGCCATCCCTGTTGAGCCACCCACAGGCAATAGGCTGTCAAGGTGGCTTTCAACCGTTCTACTACACATCGAGCCCTAACCCCAACATCCTCACTGGAGCCATCGTCGGGGGTCCAGACCAGAATGATGCTTTCTCAGACGAACGGACCGACTACAGCCACTCTGAGCCTGCAACGTACATCAACGCAGCCATCGTTGGACCTCTGGCATACTTGGCAGCAACATACTCAGCTTGA